A section of the Romeriopsis navalis LEGE 11480 genome encodes:
- a CDS encoding response regulator transcription factor, with protein MSAHILLLEDDPKLAQFVEMELRLEGYEVTLVTNGMDGLQQARETSPDLLILDWMTPGISGLDVCMRLRSTGTQAPIIMLTARDEIPDRVAGLNAGADDYVTKPFSIEELLARVNAHLRRLQPESSEGLTFEDLALNCITREVYRAGQLVQLTAKEFDLLEFLMRHPRQVVSREQILEQVWGYDFVGESNIIEVYMRALRIKLEASQPQRLIQTVRGVGYALREPS; from the coding sequence ATGAGCGCCCATATTCTCCTGCTTGAAGATGACCCAAAGCTAGCGCAGTTCGTGGAAATGGAACTGCGTTTAGAAGGCTATGAAGTCACCCTCGTGACCAATGGCATGGATGGGTTGCAGCAGGCAAGGGAAACATCGCCGGATCTGTTGATTCTCGACTGGATGACGCCGGGAATTTCGGGTTTGGATGTCTGTATGCGGCTACGATCGACCGGGACCCAAGCGCCGATTATTATGCTGACTGCCCGCGATGAGATTCCCGATCGGGTGGCGGGCCTCAATGCCGGGGCTGACGACTATGTGACGAAGCCCTTCAGCATTGAGGAATTGTTGGCACGGGTAAATGCCCATTTGCGCCGTTTACAACCAGAATCTTCCGAGGGCTTGACGTTTGAGGATTTAGCGCTGAACTGCATTACCCGCGAAGTTTACCGCGCTGGTCAATTGGTGCAATTGACCGCGAAGGAATTTGATTTGTTGGAGTTTCTGATGCGCCACCCGCGCCAAGTAGTGAGCCGGGAGCAAATTCTGGAGCAGGTTTGGGGCTATGACTTCGTGGGGGAATCGAATATCATCGAAGTTTATATGCGGGCGTTGCGGATCAAGCTGGAAGCGAGTCAACCGCAACGCCTGATTCAGACTGTGCGCGGTGTGGGGTATGCGCTGCGTGAGCCGAGTTAA